The following coding sequences are from one Candidatus Hydrogenedens sp. window:
- a CDS encoding folylpolyglutamate synthase/dihydrofolate synthase family protein, whose product MDIFSTNLPNDDIAFLHSLVLHGVKLGLDSITTLLKHVGEPHKKFLSLHIGGTNGKGSTVAYLDRILREQGFRVGKFTSPHLINLSERFQVNGVPIPPEELHDQIEFFRTLTTTVGICPTFFEFCTAIAFHWFAQQKVDWAIIEVGMGGRLDSTNVIYPEVSAITNIALEHTQYLGDTLEKIAWEKAGIIKEGVPVVTAETKYEPFKVIQKQAEELKAPLWQIEKDFHIQWEKTENFSRLNYYSSVRKIEGAVSGLCASYQRENAGVALAMIDWLQLRGFSIKEEAILHGLANVRWPGRFDLVSQSPWVLLDSAHNPDGMKQIVKEVNNVVVILTVADDKDIGGIVQTLAPITKKFIVTQFYGKRAMIVEDIVENIIPTGVPYIVEKDFHSALKYGWERALQKDKLLITGSIYAVGQTYQWLIENGIINKIEF is encoded by the coding sequence ATGGATATTTTCTCTACTAATCTGCCTAATGATGATATTGCATTTCTTCACTCATTGGTATTGCATGGGGTTAAGTTAGGTCTGGATAGTATTACTACCCTCTTAAAACATGTAGGGGAACCACACAAAAAGTTTTTATCTTTGCATATTGGAGGCACTAACGGAAAGGGAAGTACAGTAGCATATTTGGATAGAATTCTCAGAGAGCAAGGTTTCCGTGTAGGTAAATTTACAAGTCCGCATTTAATAAACCTATCAGAAAGATTCCAAGTAAATGGGGTACCAATCCCACCAGAGGAATTACATGACCAAATTGAATTTTTCCGTACTTTGACAACAACTGTGGGAATATGTCCTACCTTCTTCGAGTTTTGCACTGCCATTGCATTTCATTGGTTTGCACAACAGAAAGTTGACTGGGCAATTATTGAAGTGGGCATGGGAGGACGACTGGATTCAACCAATGTTATTTATCCTGAAGTAAGTGCTATTACTAATATTGCATTAGAGCACACACAATATCTCGGAGATACCTTAGAAAAGATTGCATGGGAAAAAGCTGGAATTATCAAAGAAGGGGTTCCTGTCGTAACAGCTGAAACAAAATATGAGCCCTTTAAGGTTATTCAAAAACAGGCGGAAGAATTAAAAGCACCATTGTGGCAAATAGAAAAAGATTTCCATATCCAGTGGGAAAAAACTGAAAATTTTTCCAGGTTAAATTATTATAGTTCTGTTCGGAAAATAGAAGGGGCTGTATCTGGTTTATGTGCTTCATATCAGAGAGAGAATGCTGGCGTCGCTCTGGCTATGATAGATTGGTTACAATTAAGAGGGTTCTCAATTAAAGAGGAGGCTATTCTCCATGGTCTTGCTAATGTGCGTTGGCCTGGACGATTTGATTTGGTATCACAATCTCCATGGGTTCTACTCGATTCAGCACATAATCCAGACGGCATGAAACAAATTGTGAAAGAAGTGAACAATGTTGTTGTGATTTTAACAGTAGCTGATGACAAAGATATTGGTGGGATTGTTCAAACATTAGCACCCATTACCAAAAAGTTCATAGTGACCCAATTCTATGGAAAGCGAGCAATGATAGTAGAGGACATCGTTGAAAACATTATTCCAACAGGAGTCCCATATATAGTAGAAAAAGATTTCCACTCTGCTTTGAAATATGGATGGGAACGAGCCCTACAAAAAGACAAATTGCTTATAACAGGTTCTATTTATGCGGTAGGTCAAACCTACCAATGGCTTATTGAAAATGGTATTATCAACAAAATCGAGTTTTAA
- a CDS encoding 50S ribosomal protein L25, whose product MEIPTIKVQVRSGEGKSHAKKVRKEGNIPSVLYGMKEQNVLLKMDARTFTKMLSHLEGKHPIVKLEVEGNSFLDSPAIIKDIQRHPVTDSILHVDFQKIRLDQKIHTAVPIILVGQSEGVKMGGVLDHQLREVDIECLALQVPSHIEVDVTTLKLGHAIHVSDVIPPEGVKILTEPERVVVSVHVPRTMEAKMATEEEKPEEAEEAKEEAEEKEKE is encoded by the coding sequence ATGGAAATCCCAACAATTAAAGTTCAAGTTCGTTCTGGTGAGGGGAAAAGTCATGCAAAGAAGGTGCGTAAAGAGGGAAATATTCCATCAGTCCTTTATGGAATGAAAGAACAAAATGTCTTACTTAAGATGGATGCACGTACCTTCACCAAAATGCTCAGTCATTTAGAAGGGAAACATCCTATTGTAAAATTAGAGGTAGAAGGGAATTCATTCTTAGACTCACCAGCGATTATAAAAGACATTCAACGTCATCCAGTTACTGATTCCATCTTACATGTTGATTTTCAAAAAATACGTTTAGACCAAAAAATACATACCGCTGTTCCGATTATTCTTGTAGGGCAGTCCGAAGGTGTAAAAATGGGTGGCGTTTTAGACCATCAGCTTCGAGAGGTAGATATCGAGTGCCTTGCACTTCAAGTTCCATCACATATTGAGGTTGATGTTACTACATTAAAATTAGGACATGCTATCCATGTTTCAGATGTTATTCCACCCGAAGGTGTAAAAATATTGACGGAACCTGAACGTGTGGTTGTATCTGTCCATGTGCCTCGGACTATGGAAGCAAAGATGGCTACTGAAGAAGAGAAACCAGAAGAAGCCGAAGAGGCAAAAGAAGAAGCTGAAGAGAAAGAAAAGGAATAA
- the mnmE gene encoding tRNA uridine-5-carboxymethylaminomethyl(34) synthesis GTPase MnmE, with protein MGYELRDDTITAICTPLGIGAIGIIRVSGSDAIPIVSTLFKPDGKINISEIKRGLVTGKVIDEHGKIIDNVLILIMKAPHSYTGEDVVEIQAHGNMLILKTIINALLKKGARIAEPGEFTKRAFLNGKLDLTQAEAVLDQILAKTKKSLELSRSAFEGRLSEKIQTYSDQIKTILAQVEAIIDFPEEDIPKEIWEQSIHSLKHLSSDMEHLSETTEKGKIIREGVIVVIAGKPNVGKSSLFNALLQESRAIVSPYPGTTRDHLEEYVSLGGVPVRLIDTAGLREVSEPIEKEGIERAWKAVENAYTILFVVDATNINNEDVQLYKSLKENMDKTVLLVVNKTDLNENPEIPPLLLENIKTIVYTSAKTGVGIDELEKELVTVLLGEQEISEDIILSHEHQKHSLLRAKKCVENCIQKKELSPELIAFELREALHALGEITGETATEELLDIIFSSFCIGK; from the coding sequence ATGGGGTATGAATTAAGAGATGATACAATTACTGCTATCTGTACCCCATTAGGGATAGGTGCTATAGGTATCATTCGCGTCAGTGGCTCCGACGCCATACCTATCGTGTCAACTCTTTTCAAGCCAGATGGGAAAATTAATATATCCGAAATCAAGAGGGGCTTAGTCACAGGTAAGGTTATAGATGAGCATGGAAAAATTATCGACAACGTGCTTATCCTAATAATGAAGGCTCCCCATTCTTATACTGGTGAGGATGTCGTCGAAATTCAAGCACATGGAAACATGCTCATATTAAAAACGATTATTAATGCTCTTCTAAAAAAAGGCGCACGTATTGCGGAACCGGGAGAATTTACTAAACGAGCCTTCCTAAATGGAAAATTGGACTTAACCCAAGCAGAGGCTGTTTTAGACCAGATACTTGCCAAGACAAAAAAATCACTTGAATTATCCCGTTCTGCCTTTGAAGGACGCCTTTCAGAAAAAATTCAAACATATAGTGACCAAATTAAAACCATATTGGCTCAGGTTGAAGCTATAATCGATTTTCCAGAAGAGGACATACCGAAAGAAATCTGGGAACAGTCTATTCATTCCCTTAAGCATTTATCCTCTGACATGGAACATCTTTCCGAAACCACAGAAAAAGGGAAAATTATACGAGAAGGGGTCATTGTCGTTATTGCAGGGAAACCGAACGTGGGAAAATCGAGTTTGTTCAATGCTCTGCTCCAAGAAAGCCGTGCAATTGTTTCACCTTATCCAGGCACGACACGTGACCATCTGGAAGAATATGTGTCCTTAGGAGGTGTCCCCGTCCGTTTAATTGACACCGCGGGACTAAGAGAAGTTTCAGAACCCATAGAAAAAGAAGGCATCGAACGAGCATGGAAAGCCGTTGAGAATGCTTACACTATTCTATTTGTCGTCGATGCAACCAATATAAATAATGAAGATGTTCAACTATACAAATCGTTGAAAGAAAATATGGATAAAACAGTATTATTAGTAGTAAACAAAACGGATTTAAATGAAAATCCTGAGATACCTCCTCTACTTTTAGAAAACATCAAGACCATCGTTTACACCTCAGCAAAGACAGGTGTTGGAATAGACGAACTGGAAAAAGAATTAGTGACAGTCCTTTTAGGAGAACAAGAAATATCAGAAGATATTATCCTTTCTCATGAACATCAAAAACACAGTTTACTAAGAGCCAAAAAATGTGTTGAAAATTGTATTCAAAAAAAAGAATTATCACCAGAATTGATAGCTTTTGAACTACGCGAAGCCCTTCATGCATTAGGTGAAATTACAGGTGAAACTGCCACAGAAGAATTGTTAGATATAATTTTCTCCTCCTTCTGCATAGGGAAGTAA
- a CDS encoding C4-type zinc ribbon domain-containing protein, producing the protein MKTQIKNLLELQNIDLHIESLLAKEKEIPKQRDKLKIQEKKLIQEIEESEKNHKKLILNQRECERSIAQLQEQIKKYDTQLQGVKKNEEYQALLKEIDEIKKQVGLKEEELIQIMYQIDEANHFALETKKRIEAEIQQLRQQENKIDQELQEVVQERKGLESKRAEAEKMVNAEFLTHYRRIKQRRKTGPVVVPLKDEICSGCFMQVPPQIVNEIMAGEKIHTCRHCGRILYYPDSLADEEPIIIHQES; encoded by the coding sequence ATGAAAACTCAAATAAAAAATCTGCTCGAACTTCAAAATATCGACCTTCATATAGAATCCTTATTGGCAAAGGAAAAAGAAATACCAAAGCAACGAGACAAATTAAAAATACAAGAAAAAAAACTGATTCAAGAAATAGAAGAAAGCGAAAAGAATCATAAAAAGCTAATTTTAAATCAACGTGAATGTGAACGAAGTATTGCCCAACTCCAAGAACAAATAAAAAAGTATGATACTCAACTTCAAGGGGTAAAGAAGAACGAGGAATATCAGGCATTGTTAAAAGAAATTGATGAAATAAAAAAGCAGGTTGGATTAAAAGAAGAAGAATTAATACAGATTATGTATCAAATTGACGAAGCGAACCATTTTGCACTCGAAACAAAAAAAAGAATCGAAGCAGAAATCCAACAATTGAGACAGCAGGAGAATAAAATAGACCAGGAATTACAAGAGGTCGTTCAAGAAAGAAAAGGACTGGAAAGCAAAAGGGCAGAGGCAGAAAAGATGGTGAACGCAGAATTTTTAACCCACTACCGTAGAATAAAACAACGGAGGAAAACAGGTCCCGTAGTTGTTCCACTTAAAGATGAGATATGTTCTGGTTGTTTCATGCAAGTTCCACCCCAAATCGTAAATGAAATTATGGCAGGGGAAAAAATACATACCTGCCGACATTGTGGAAGAATTTTATATTATCCTGATTCGTTAGCAGACGAAGAACCTATTATTATTCATCAAGAATCTTAA
- the pth gene encoding aminoacyl-tRNA hydrolase has product MKVIVGLGNPGKKYERTRHNIGYRVVDCLAQQISCTLSREDFHAHIGFGKIGNEKVCLMKPTTYMNLSGESVRSIKDYYKLDAKDFLIVLDDVELPLGTIRLRPQGSSGGHKGLQSIIDCCHTDEIPRLRLGVGKPESPSMDLADFVLMPFDEAEITAVETMIQTAVNASEHWVLEGIEKTMNQFNKRENN; this is encoded by the coding sequence ATGAAAGTCATCGTTGGATTAGGAAATCCAGGTAAAAAATACGAACGAACACGACATAATATAGGATATAGAGTTGTGGATTGCTTGGCTCAACAGATAAGTTGCACTCTTTCCCGTGAAGATTTTCATGCCCATATAGGGTTCGGGAAAATAGGAAATGAGAAAGTGTGCCTAATGAAGCCGACTACATATATGAATCTCAGTGGAGAGTCTGTACGAAGTATAAAGGATTATTATAAACTTGACGCAAAAGACTTTTTGATTGTCCTTGATGATGTGGAATTACCTTTAGGCACAATCCGTTTACGTCCACAAGGAAGTTCAGGTGGACATAAAGGTCTTCAATCCATTATTGATTGTTGTCATACTGATGAAATTCCACGTCTTCGATTGGGTGTCGGTAAACCCGAATCTCCGAGTATGGATTTAGCTGACTTTGTGCTAATGCCTTTTGATGAGGCTGAAATAACAGCCGTGGAAACAATGATTCAAACAGCAGTTAACGCTTCTGAACATTGGGTTTTAGAAGGAATTGAAAAAACAATGAATCAATTTAACAAAAGAGAAAATAACTAA
- the ilvN gene encoding acetolactate synthase small subunit, with translation MTTTHEQTHTISILVENHFGVLARVSGLFSARGYNIDSLCVGETENPEISRMTVTVRGNENVLSQIIKQLNKLVDVIEVQDLTKSAFVERELVMIKVKADRKVRAEVVEICNIFRARVVDVGTQAMIVMITGAKGKIQAFIDMMRSFGIIELVRTGTIAIERCGSNGYNTSNDDDENDN, from the coding sequence ATGACAACAACACATGAACAAACTCACACAATTAGTATCCTTGTCGAGAACCATTTTGGCGTTCTGGCTCGCGTTTCAGGGTTATTCAGTGCGCGTGGATATAACATCGATAGTCTTTGTGTCGGTGAAACAGAAAATCCAGAAATATCCCGTATGACGGTAACTGTGCGCGGAAATGAAAATGTGCTATCTCAGATAATAAAACAATTAAACAAACTGGTAGATGTTATTGAGGTTCAGGATTTAACCAAATCTGCCTTTGTCGAACGTGAGTTGGTTATGATAAAAGTAAAAGCAGACCGCAAAGTTCGCGCTGAAGTTGTTGAAATATGTAATATTTTCCGTGCTCGTGTCGTTGATGTGGGTACACAAGCAATGATAGTTATGATTACAGGTGCCAAAGGGAAAATTCAGGCATTCATAGATATGATGAGGTCTTTTGGTATTATTGAATTGGTTCGTACTGGAACTATCGCAATTGAACGGTGCGGTTCAAATGGGTATAATACTAGCAATGATGATGACGAGAATGATAATTGA
- a CDS encoding ribose-phosphate pyrophosphokinase, whose translation MTCAGDLQIFSGNASRKLTESICEYLGTTPGKAIVDRFSDGEVQVQICEHVRGRDVFLVNSTCPPVNDHLMELLIMIDAVRRASADRITAVIPYFGYARQDRKDKGRVPITAKLVANLITAAGANRVLTVDLHCGQIQGFFDIPLDHLRGDVVFVEEFSKQHFNNDFVVVSPDMGSVARAREFASRLGLPLAIVDKRRPKENQSEVMNIIGDVEGYHAILFDDMVDTAGTLVKAAYALKAHGALSVRACATHPVLSGKAIKSIQESPIEEIFVCNSIELKPEAIDTGKFKVLTLAPLIAKAIKNIHNEQSVSSLLTQHL comes from the coding sequence ATGACATGTGCGGGTGATTTACAAATTTTTTCTGGTAATGCATCCAGAAAACTTACAGAAAGTATCTGTGAGTATTTAGGAACCACTCCGGGCAAAGCGATTGTTGACCGTTTTAGTGATGGAGAGGTTCAGGTTCAAATTTGTGAGCATGTGAGGGGAAGAGATGTCTTTTTAGTGAATAGTACCTGTCCCCCTGTTAATGACCATTTAATGGAATTATTGATTATGATAGACGCGGTACGTAGAGCCTCTGCGGACCGGATAACTGCTGTTATCCCCTATTTTGGCTATGCACGCCAGGACCGAAAAGATAAAGGAAGGGTTCCAATTACTGCCAAGTTGGTTGCCAATTTAATAACAGCCGCTGGGGCGAATCGAGTTTTAACAGTTGATTTACATTGTGGACAGATACAAGGTTTCTTTGATATTCCCTTGGATCATTTACGAGGTGATGTCGTTTTCGTTGAAGAGTTTTCTAAACAGCATTTTAATAATGACTTTGTAGTGGTATCTCCAGATATGGGCAGTGTCGCACGAGCCCGAGAGTTTGCATCAAGACTGGGTTTACCTCTGGCTATTGTTGATAAAAGACGTCCAAAGGAAAACCAGTCCGAAGTAATGAATATTATTGGTGATGTTGAAGGATACCATGCGATTCTTTTTGATGATATGGTAGATACAGCAGGAACACTTGTAAAGGCAGCATATGCCCTTAAAGCACATGGTGCTCTAAGTGTTCGTGCCTGTGCGACACATCCCGTTTTAAGTGGAAAAGCAATTAAATCTATTCAAGAGTCACCTATTGAGGAAATATTTGTATGTAATTCCATTGAATTGAAGCCAGAAGCTATAGATACGGGAAAATTTAAGGTTTTAACATTAGCCCCGTTAATTGCTAAGGCTATAAAGAATATCCACAATGAACAATCTGTAAGTAGTCTTTTAACACAACATTTATAA
- the jag gene encoding RNA-binding cell elongation regulator Jag/EloR, translating to MRQVESIGETLEEAKQKALEELGIKLEDADSIEVLDEGSKGFLGIGARPAKVRITTSKAPEVKPESKKSKEPSEKSEKGTAKQVKSKEKASDRVQTKSTSSTASQKTQKVEKEEVKTANQEQQAQKDSKEKASKVSITDAQGNETASLLKEILQKMGIEAEVRFVRTKEGTPKLDIESQEGALLIGRKGSNLEAIEFIINRIVSGAEENESIEKFVVDTENYLARRKESLKQLALNYAERVRKSGRKIKLSPMPPHERRVIHLTLQDDNTVETFSIGKGDNRCVVIAPKYRPRNRFQRDRRDNRRDNTNRYPGGRRQNDRRGGRRDYRPDWRRRNPGRSPYSDDTEPGQISE from the coding sequence ATGAGACAAGTAGAATCTATAGGCGAAACACTTGAAGAAGCCAAGCAAAAGGCACTGGAAGAATTGGGTATCAAATTAGAAGATGCCGACAGCATCGAAGTGCTTGATGAAGGGAGTAAGGGTTTCTTAGGGATTGGCGCACGCCCTGCAAAAGTACGCATCACCACAAGTAAAGCCCCCGAAGTGAAACCGGAGAGCAAAAAATCAAAAGAGCCCTCTGAGAAATCGGAAAAAGGAACAGCAAAACAAGTTAAGAGCAAAGAGAAAGCGTCTGACCGAGTTCAAACAAAATCGACATCCAGCACTGCCTCTCAAAAAACTCAAAAAGTTGAGAAAGAAGAAGTAAAAACAGCGAACCAAGAACAACAAGCCCAAAAAGATTCAAAAGAAAAAGCAAGTAAAGTTAGCATTACTGATGCTCAAGGTAATGAAACTGCATCCCTCTTAAAAGAAATTTTGCAGAAGATGGGAATAGAGGCTGAAGTTCGATTTGTTCGCACTAAAGAGGGAACTCCCAAATTAGACATTGAGTCACAGGAAGGGGCATTGCTTATCGGCAGAAAAGGTTCTAATCTTGAGGCGATAGAGTTCATTATCAACCGAATTGTTTCTGGTGCGGAAGAAAATGAATCTATTGAAAAATTCGTTGTTGACACAGAGAATTATCTTGCAAGACGGAAAGAATCCCTAAAACAATTAGCCTTAAATTATGCTGAACGGGTTCGCAAGTCGGGACGGAAAATTAAACTTTCACCAATGCCTCCTCATGAACGGCGTGTTATTCACCTTACCCTCCAAGATGATAATACCGTAGAGACATTTAGCATTGGAAAGGGTGATAATCGCTGTGTAGTTATTGCTCCTAAATATCGTCCACGAAACCGTTTCCAACGTGATAGACGGGACAATAGGCGAGATAATACCAATCGTTATCCCGGTGGTAGAAGACAAAATGATAGACGTGGTGGAAGAAGAGACTACAGACCTGATTGGAGAAGGAGAAATCCAGGTAGGTCTCCTTATAGCGATGACACAGAACCTGGCCAGATTTCAGAGTAA